The Pseudomonas sp. G2-4 genome window below encodes:
- a CDS encoding methylated-DNA--[protein]-cysteine S-methyltransferase encodes MLPRYKTIQSPVGQLILVAREARLAAILWENERLNRVRLGPLEEDNHHPTLRETERQLMEYFAGQRRRFDLQLDFVGTDFQIRVWHALLTIPFGETRSYRDIALQIGQPTAVRAVGAANGRNPISIIAPCHRVIGTSGSLTGFAGGLAAKQFLLSLEGQQTLQLAF; translated from the coding sequence ATGCTCCCCCGATACAAAACCATCCAATCCCCCGTGGGCCAACTGATCCTCGTCGCCCGGGAGGCAAGACTGGCGGCCATCCTGTGGGAAAACGAGCGGCTCAACCGGGTGCGCCTGGGGCCCTTGGAGGAGGATAACCATCACCCGACCCTTCGGGAGACCGAACGTCAACTCATGGAGTACTTCGCTGGACAGCGCAGGCGCTTTGATCTGCAATTGGATTTCGTCGGTACTGACTTCCAGATCCGGGTCTGGCATGCCCTGTTGACCATTCCCTTCGGCGAAACCCGCAGCTACCGCGATATCGCCCTTCAGATCGGCCAACCGACTGCGGTGCGTGCAGTGGGTGCGGCCAACGGCCGCAACCCCATCTCGATCATTGCCCCCTGTCACCGCGTCATCGGCACCTCCGGCAGCCTCACCGGTTTTGCTGGAGGCCTGGCGGCCAAACAGTTCCTGCTCAGCCTTGAAGGCCAGCAGACCCTGCAACTGGCGTTCTGA
- a CDS encoding GlxA family transcriptional regulator, protein MASLRYGKQLGHGLTPAFETRLVSPDGRPVNSFSDVIMPVDGGLENTDVIILPAFWDDFAHLCQRYPQVLPWLREQHARGAVLCGEATGVFWLAEAGLLDGKEATTYWRFFNAFKERFPQVHLNQDKHLTDADNLFCAGGTTSACDLYIYLIERFCGANIAQAVARDILYEVQRNYSPGRIGFGGQKLHQDVIILQIQQWLEEHFADKFRFEDVAREHGMSIRNFMRRFQTATGDKPLHYLQRLRIETAKGLLSGSRKSIKTISYEVGYDDASFFARLFRQHTDLSPNQYRQQFQQAA, encoded by the coding sequence CTGGCCAGCCTGCGCTATGGCAAACAACTGGGCCACGGCCTGACACCGGCGTTCGAAACCCGGCTGGTCAGTCCGGATGGCAGACCGGTAAACAGCTTCAGCGACGTGATCATGCCGGTGGATGGCGGCCTGGAAAATACCGATGTGATCATCCTGCCCGCGTTCTGGGATGACTTCGCCCACCTGTGCCAACGTTATCCCCAGGTCCTGCCCTGGCTGCGGGAACAGCATGCCCGTGGAGCCGTGCTCTGCGGTGAAGCCACCGGGGTCTTCTGGCTGGCCGAAGCCGGGCTGCTCGATGGCAAGGAAGCCACCACTTACTGGCGTTTCTTCAATGCCTTCAAGGAGCGCTTTCCCCAAGTGCACCTGAATCAGGACAAGCACCTGACCGACGCCGACAATCTGTTCTGCGCCGGCGGCACGACCTCGGCCTGCGACCTTTACATTTACCTCATCGAACGTTTCTGCGGCGCCAACATCGCCCAGGCCGTGGCGAGGGACATCCTGTACGAAGTGCAACGCAATTATTCGCCAGGAAGAATCGGCTTCGGCGGGCAGAAACTGCATCAGGACGTGATCATCCTGCAGATCCAGCAATGGCTCGAAGAACACTTCGCCGACAAGTTCCGCTTCGAGGACGTCGCCCGGGAACACGGCATGAGCATCCGCAATTTCATGCGCCGCTTCCAGACCGCCACGGGTGATAAACCGCTGCATTACCTGCAACGGCTGCGGATAGAAACCGCCAAGGGCCTGCTGTCCGGCAGCCGCAAGAGCATCAAGACCATCAGCTATGAAGTCGGCTACGACGATGCGAGCTTCTTCGCCCGGCTGTTCCGGCAACATACCGACCTGTCGCCGAACCAGTATCGGCAGCAGTTTCAGCAGGCGGCGTAG
- a CDS encoding LuxR C-terminal-related transcriptional regulator, translated as MTDLSSLPDSARAAIAVQDGRFYRPPLPDGHVVRPRLCERLSAGLGGRLLLVSAPAGFGKSSLAVEFCQGLPAHWQSLWLGLSARDNDPGRFLERLLDGLQAFFPQLGGRALGLLKMRQRHQPFAFEEWLDGLLDELSMHLSPHKPLLLVLDDYHLAQSPVLDRCLQFFLNHLPDGLLVLVTSRQRPDWHLARLRLSRQLLELNEQDLRLTHDEALTLLQHHSSSLRGEALENLIQRSEGWVAGLRFWLLAASEAGTEGLLPQALHGGEGLIRDYLLEEVIDCLPAEVQAFLYDTASQERFCSELCDAVREAHDSAEILGFLAAHQVFLVPLDEHGHWYRYHHLFSDLLRSRPSAPAMVPAATLHLRACRWFNAQGLIDEAVEQALRAGHLDVAANLVQNLSEEQLLAEQNVGMLLRWKMDLPDSLLISTPRLIVLYSWALGLACQLDAAEELAAHLSRFLPAPSATAQKSMLAQWLALSGIVARGRGDREATVRYCTEALESLPHKRYGQRLMCLSTLSNLAIADGDLWRARSLNRDSLELAQRVGNPLFEALAHYDRARVLQARGEILRALDEVHQGLQRLHKLSPQRLYAVRARLILYEGFLLTLRMQPQAGLARLQAGLIEARACRDISVLIGHCVIARIEGYNGEFARAFAELAEAERLMHIWDVPPIYYLAMITLVKCELWLTQGRTDLAEAWLLRLGQTYTGEQAAAPPEFHPHLPLHVELQQALLESIRGQPMLAEGRLNALLEHSQQTNRQLLYVMALNQKVALLLSLGREPEARRTLAQAFEAATGGVLQPFEWLLGEEHREWLREQLLHAPSSTLRESLLERLPSAAIQPADPLAPVETLSSRERAVLQLIALGCSNQEISDQLFISLHTVKTHASHINSKLGVERRTQAVARAKVLGLLG; from the coding sequence ATGACTGATCTGTCTTCACTTCCGGATTCTGCCCGCGCAGCCATCGCGGTCCAGGACGGGCGCTTTTACCGCCCGCCCTTGCCCGATGGTCACGTGGTGCGACCGCGGTTGTGCGAGCGTTTGAGCGCGGGGCTCGGCGGCCGGTTGCTGTTGGTGAGTGCGCCGGCAGGGTTCGGCAAAAGCTCCCTGGCGGTGGAGTTCTGCCAGGGTCTGCCGGCCCACTGGCAAAGCCTCTGGTTGGGACTCAGTGCCAGGGACAACGATCCGGGACGTTTTCTGGAGCGGCTGCTCGACGGGCTCCAGGCCTTTTTTCCGCAGTTGGGAGGCCGGGCGCTGGGGTTGCTGAAAATGCGTCAGCGCCACCAACCCTTTGCTTTCGAAGAATGGCTCGACGGTCTGCTGGACGAACTGTCCATGCATCTATCCCCCCACAAGCCCTTGCTGTTGGTGCTCGACGATTACCACCTGGCCCAAAGTCCGGTGCTGGATCGCTGCCTGCAATTTTTCCTCAATCACCTGCCCGACGGTTTGTTGGTGTTGGTCACCAGCCGCCAGCGTCCGGATTGGCATCTGGCGCGCCTGCGCCTGTCGCGGCAATTGCTCGAGCTGAACGAGCAAGACTTGCGCCTGACCCACGACGAGGCCCTGACCCTGCTCCAGCATCACAGCAGCTCGCTGCGTGGGGAGGCCCTGGAAAACCTGATCCAGCGCAGCGAAGGCTGGGTGGCCGGGTTGCGCTTCTGGCTGCTGGCCGCCTCCGAAGCCGGTACCGAAGGATTGCTGCCCCAGGCCCTGCACGGCGGGGAAGGGCTGATTCGCGATTACCTGCTCGAAGAAGTCATCGATTGCCTGCCCGCCGAGGTGCAGGCGTTTCTTTACGATACCGCTTCTCAGGAACGCTTTTGCAGCGAACTCTGTGATGCCGTGCGCGAAGCCCATGACAGCGCCGAGATCCTGGGGTTTCTGGCGGCTCACCAAGTGTTCCTGGTGCCGCTGGACGAACACGGCCACTGGTACCGTTACCACCACCTGTTTTCCGATCTGCTGCGCAGCCGGCCCAGTGCGCCGGCCATGGTGCCGGCCGCGACCCTGCACCTGCGGGCCTGTCGCTGGTTCAACGCCCAGGGCTTGATCGACGAAGCGGTGGAACAGGCCCTGCGGGCCGGGCACCTGGACGTGGCAGCGAACCTGGTGCAGAACCTCTCGGAGGAGCAACTGCTGGCCGAGCAGAACGTCGGCATGCTGCTGCGCTGGAAAATGGACCTGCCCGACAGCCTGCTCATCAGCACCCCGCGGTTGATCGTGCTTTACAGCTGGGCGCTGGGGCTGGCTTGTCAACTGGATGCCGCTGAAGAACTGGCCGCCCACTTGAGTCGTTTCCTGCCGGCACCTTCGGCAACGGCACAAAAATCCATGCTTGCCCAATGGCTGGCCCTCAGTGGAATTGTCGCCCGTGGTCGCGGCGATCGTGAAGCCACCGTGCGTTACTGCACCGAAGCCCTGGAGAGCTTGCCGCACAAACGCTACGGCCAGCGCTTGATGTGCCTGTCCACGCTGTCGAACCTGGCGATAGCCGACGGCGATTTGTGGCGCGCTCGCAGCTTGAACCGTGATTCCCTGGAGCTGGCCCAGCGGGTGGGTAATCCGCTGTTCGAGGCTCTGGCCCATTATGATCGCGCCCGGGTATTGCAGGCGCGGGGAGAAATCCTGCGGGCGCTGGATGAAGTCCACCAGGGATTGCAGCGGTTGCACAAACTGTCGCCCCAACGGCTTTATGCGGTGCGGGCGCGGTTGATCCTGTACGAGGGCTTCCTGCTGACCTTGCGCATGCAACCCCAGGCCGGGTTGGCGCGGTTGCAGGCCGGCCTCATCGAGGCTCGGGCCTGCCGCGACATCAGCGTGTTGATCGGCCATTGCGTGATCGCCCGGATCGAAGGCTACAACGGCGAATTCGCCCGGGCCTTTGCCGAACTGGCCGAAGCCGAGCGCCTGATGCACATCTGGGACGTTCCGCCGATCTACTACCTGGCGATGATCACCCTGGTCAAATGCGAACTTTGGCTGACCCAAGGCCGCACTGACCTGGCCGAAGCCTGGTTGTTGCGCTTGGGACAGACCTACACCGGCGAACAGGCCGCCGCGCCGCCGGAATTCCACCCGCACCTGCCGCTGCATGTCGAACTGCAGCAAGCGCTGCTGGAGTCAATCCGAGGCCAACCGATGTTGGCTGAAGGGCGTCTCAATGCCTTGCTTGAACACAGCCAGCAGACCAACCGGCAGTTGCTCTACGTGATGGCGCTCAACCAGAAAGTCGCCTTGCTGCTGAGCCTCGGGCGCGAACCCGAAGCCCGCCGGACACTGGCCCAGGCATTCGAGGCCGCCACCGGCGGTGTGTTGCAGCCCTTCGAATGGTTGCTGGGCGAAGAACATCGTGAATGGCTGCGCGAGCAATTGCTGCATGCACCGTCCAGCACCCTGCGCGAAAGTCTGCTTGAGCGCCTGCCGTCAGCGGCGATTCAACCGGCCGACCCATTGGCACCTGTCGAAACACTCAGCAGCCGCGAGCGAGCGGTGCTGCAGTTGATTGCCCTAGGCTGTTCGAACCAGGAAATCAGCGACCAGTTGTTCATCTCGCTGCACACCGTCAAGACTCACGCCAGCCACATCAACAGCAAACTCGGCGTGGAGCGCCGCACCCAGGCGGTGGCGCGGGCGAAGGTGTTGGGGTTGTTGGGCTGA
- a CDS encoding DUF1043 family protein produces MEHSLLVWLLPTLALVAGVAIGFLLARLLPNAVPNSTQRQLDDIQERFDSYQNEVVTHFNSTASLVKKLTQSYQDVQDHLSEGANRLALDEQTRQRLLAALHADAAQAPRERLTPPKDQEPPRDYAPKTPNSPGMLDEHYGLKK; encoded by the coding sequence GTGGAACACTCGCTCTTAGTTTGGCTGTTGCCGACTCTTGCCCTGGTTGCCGGTGTCGCCATTGGATTCCTGCTTGCCCGACTGCTGCCCAATGCGGTGCCTAACAGCACGCAACGTCAGCTGGACGACATTCAGGAACGTTTCGACAGTTATCAGAATGAAGTGGTCACCCACTTCAACAGCACCGCTTCTCTGGTGAAGAAACTCACCCAGAGCTACCAGGACGTCCAGGATCATTTGTCCGAGGGCGCCAATCGCCTGGCCCTGGACGAGCAGACTCGCCAACGTCTGCTGGCCGCCCTGCACGCCGACGCGGCACAGGCGCCACGGGAACGCCTGACCCCGCCAAAGGATCAGGAACCGCCCCGGGACTACGCCCCCAAGACCCCCAATTCACCCGGCATGCTCGATGAGCATTACGGTTTGAAGAAGTAA
- a CDS encoding tryptophan--tRNA ligase — protein MTTRTRILTGITTTGTPHLGNYAGAIRPAILASRDSNADSFYFLADYHALIKCDEPLRIQRSRLEIAATWLAGGLDVDRVTFYRQSDIPEIPELTWLLTCVAAKGLLNRAHAYKASVDKNVETGEDPDAGITMGLYSYPILMAADILMFNAHKVPVGRDQIQHVEMARDIGQRFNHLFGQGKEFFVMPEALIEESVATLPGLDGRKMSKSYDNTIPLFSGAKDMKDAISRIVTDSRAPGEAKDPDNSHLFTLFQAFATPAQSTEFRSELLQGLGWGEAKNRLFQLLDSELGEARERYHQFIERPSDLEDILQLGAKKARAVATPFLNELREAVGLRSFVSQVQVATSTKKKAAKAARFVSFREDDGSFRFRLLAADGEQLLLSRHFADGKAAGQVTKQLQAGQPLDVRNDDLSFSVWLEGECVADSPAFANSAARDAAIDALRSALTPAQD, from the coding sequence ATGACGACTCGTACCCGTATCCTGACCGGCATCACCACCACCGGCACCCCGCACCTGGGCAACTATGCCGGCGCCATCCGTCCGGCGATCCTCGCCAGCCGCGACAGCAACGCTGATTCGTTCTACTTCCTGGCCGACTACCACGCCCTGATCAAGTGTGATGAGCCGTTGCGCATCCAGCGCTCGCGCCTGGAAATCGCCGCGACCTGGCTGGCCGGTGGCCTGGATGTGGACCGCGTGACGTTCTATCGCCAGTCCGACATTCCCGAGATCCCCGAGCTGACCTGGCTGCTGACCTGCGTCGCCGCCAAGGGCCTGCTCAACCGCGCTCATGCCTACAAGGCCTCGGTGGACAAGAACGTCGAGACCGGTGAAGACCCGGACGCAGGTATCACCATGGGCCTGTACAGCTATCCGATCCTGATGGCCGCGGACATCCTGATGTTCAACGCCCACAAGGTGCCGGTCGGTCGTGACCAGATCCAGCACGTGGAAATGGCCCGCGACATCGGCCAGCGCTTCAATCACCTGTTCGGCCAGGGCAAGGAATTCTTTGTCATGCCCGAGGCGCTGATTGAAGAAAGCGTCGCCACGCTGCCGGGCCTCGATGGTCGCAAGATGTCCAAGAGCTACGACAACACCATCCCGTTGTTCAGCGGTGCCAAGGACATGAAGGACGCGATCTCGCGGATCGTCACCGACTCCCGCGCCCCGGGCGAAGCCAAGGACCCGGACAACTCGCACCTCTTCACCTTGTTCCAGGCCTTCGCCACCCCGGCCCAGTCCACTGAGTTCCGCAGCGAACTGCTGCAAGGCCTGGGTTGGGGCGAAGCCAAGAACCGCCTGTTCCAGTTGCTCGACAGCGAGCTGGGTGAAGCGCGCGAGCGTTATCACCAGTTCATCGAACGTCCGTCGGACCTTGAAGACATCCTGCAACTGGGTGCGAAGAAAGCCCGGGCCGTCGCGACGCCGTTCCTCAACGAACTGCGCGAAGCCGTTGGCTTGCGTTCGTTTGTCAGCCAAGTCCAAGTGGCGACCAGCACCAAGAAAAAAGCCGCCAAGGCCGCACGCTTTGTGAGCTTTCGCGAGGACGACGGCAGTTTCCGCTTCCGTCTGCTGGCCGCTGACGGCGAGCAACTGTTGCTGTCTCGCCACTTTGCCGATGGCAAGGCTGCCGGCCAGGTTACCAAGCAATTGCAAGCCGGCCAGCCATTGGACGTGCGCAACGACGACCTCAGTTTCAGCGTTTGGCTCGAGGGCGAATGCGTGGCGGACAGCCCGGCCTTCGCGAACAGCGCCGCCCGGGATGCCGCCATCGATGCATTGCGCAGTGCCCTGACACCTGCCCAGGACTGA
- a CDS encoding DUF1329 domain-containing protein, giving the protein MKITKSLMQAGILGLSLLAASVMAAVPATEADKLGKSLTPMGAEMAGNADGSISAWKPMAKNAAAVDGKGFLADPFASEKPLFTITAQNVEQYKAKLAPGQYAMFKRYPETFKMPVYPTHRGATVPDEVFASIKKNAVNTKLVSGGNGLENFETAVPFPIPQSGVEVIWNHITRYRGGSVTRLVTQATPQPNGSYSLVYFRDQFVFRDKMKDFDPANPGNILFYFKQQVTAPARLAGGVLLVHETLDQVKEPRSAWVYNAGQRRVRRAPQVSYDGPGTAADGLRTSDNLDMYNGAPDRYDWKLEGKKELYIASNSYKIDSPQLKYADIIKAGHINQDLTRYELRRVWHVTATLKEGQRHIYAKRDFYIDEDTWQAAVIDHYDGRGQLWRVAEAHAENYYDKQVPWYALETLYDLQSGRYLALGMKNEEKSAYDFGFTATTADFTPNALRQEGIR; this is encoded by the coding sequence ATGAAAATAACAAAGAGTCTGATGCAGGCCGGTATTTTGGGGCTATCCCTGCTGGCCGCCAGCGTCATGGCGGCAGTGCCTGCTACCGAGGCTGACAAACTGGGCAAGAGCTTGACGCCGATGGGCGCTGAGATGGCTGGCAATGCCGATGGTTCGATTTCGGCCTGGAAACCCATGGCCAAGAATGCCGCCGCCGTGGACGGCAAGGGCTTCCTCGCCGACCCGTTCGCCAGTGAGAAACCGCTGTTCACCATCACCGCGCAGAACGTCGAGCAGTACAAGGCTAAGCTCGCCCCGGGCCAGTACGCGATGTTCAAGCGCTACCCGGAAACCTTCAAGATGCCGGTCTACCCGACCCATCGTGGCGCCACCGTGCCGGATGAGGTGTTCGCCTCTATCAAGAAAAACGCGGTCAACACCAAGCTGGTGTCCGGCGGTAACGGCCTGGAGAACTTCGAGACGGCCGTGCCGTTCCCGATTCCCCAGAGCGGCGTTGAAGTGATCTGGAACCACATCACCCGTTATCGCGGTGGCAGCGTGACGCGCCTGGTGACCCAGGCCACGCCGCAACCCAACGGCTCCTACAGCCTGGTGTACTTCCGGGACCAGTTCGTGTTCCGCGACAAGATGAAGGATTTCGATCCGGCCAACCCTGGCAACATCCTGTTCTACTTCAAGCAGCAAGTGACCGCGCCGGCGCGCCTGGCCGGGGGCGTACTGCTGGTGCACGAAACCCTCGATCAGGTGAAGGAGCCCCGTTCGGCCTGGGTCTACAACGCCGGCCAGCGTCGTGTGCGCCGTGCACCGCAGGTGTCCTATGACGGCCCGGGTACTGCCGCCGACGGCCTGCGTACCTCCGACAACCTGGACATGTACAACGGTGCGCCGGACCGCTACGACTGGAAGCTGGAAGGCAAGAAAGAGCTTTACATTGCCTCCAACAGCTACAAGATCGATTCTCCGCAGCTCAAGTACGCCGACATCATCAAGGCCGGCCACATCAACCAGGACCTGACTCGCTATGAGCTGCGCCGGGTCTGGCACGTGACCGCGACCCTGAAGGAAGGCCAGCGCCACATCTACGCCAAGCGTGACTTCTACATTGACGAAGACACCTGGCAAGCGGCGGTGATCGACCATTACGACGGTCGTGGCCAGCTGTGGCGCGTGGCTGAGGCCCATGCCGAGAACTACTACGACAAGCAAGTGCCGTGGTACGCCCTGGAAACCCTCTACGACCTGCAGTCCGGCCGCTACCTGGCCCTGGGCATGAAAAACGAAGAGAAATCAGCCTACGACTTCGGCTTCACCGCCACCACGGCCGACTTCACCCCGAACGCACTGCGTCAGGAGGGCATCCGCTAA
- the zapE gene encoding cell division protein ZapE — protein sequence MTPLERYQADLKRPEFFHDAAQETAVRHLQRLYDDLVAASNNKPGFLGKLFGKKDQVPVKGLYFWGGVGRGKTYLVDTFFEALPFKEKTRTHFHRFMKRVHEEMKTLGGEKNPLTLIAKRFSDETRVICFDEFFVSDITDAMILGTLMEELFKNGVTLVATSNIVPDGLYKDGLQRARFLPAIALIKEHTEIVNVDSGVDYRLRHLEQAELFHFPLDAAAEESLRKSFRALTPECTQAVENDVLIIENREIRAIRTCDDVAWFDFRELCDGPRSQNDYIELGKIFHAVLLSGVEQMSVTTDDIARRFINMVDEFYDRNVKLIISAEVELKDLYTGGRLTFEFQRTLSRLLEMQSHEFLARAHKP from the coding sequence ATGACGCCCCTAGAACGATATCAAGCTGATCTGAAACGCCCGGAGTTCTTCCACGACGCAGCCCAGGAAACGGCGGTGCGGCATTTGCAACGCCTGTACGACGACTTGGTCGCCGCGTCGAATAACAAGCCAGGGTTTTTGGGCAAACTGTTCGGCAAGAAAGACCAGGTACCCGTCAAGGGCCTGTATTTCTGGGGCGGCGTGGGCCGTGGCAAGACCTATCTGGTGGACACTTTCTTCGAAGCGCTGCCGTTCAAGGAAAAAACGCGGACGCACTTCCACCGCTTCATGAAGCGCGTGCACGAGGAAATGAAGACCCTGGGTGGCGAGAAAAACCCGCTGACCCTCATCGCCAAGCGTTTCTCCGACGAGACCCGGGTGATCTGCTTCGATGAGTTTTTCGTTTCCGACATCACCGACGCCATGATCCTCGGCACCTTGATGGAAGAGTTGTTCAAGAACGGTGTGACCCTGGTCGCCACCTCGAACATCGTGCCGGACGGTCTCTACAAGGATGGCCTGCAGCGGGCGCGCTTCCTGCCGGCCATCGCGTTGATCAAGGAGCACACCGAGATCGTCAACGTCGACAGCGGCGTGGATTATCGCTTGCGTCACCTTGAGCAAGCGGAGCTGTTCCACTTTCCCCTGGATGCCGCCGCCGAAGAGAGCCTGCGCAAGAGCTTCCGCGCCTTGACGCCGGAATGCACCCAAGCGGTCGAGAACGATGTGCTGATCATCGAGAACCGCGAGATTCGCGCCATTCGCACCTGCGACGACGTGGCCTGGTTCGACTTCCGCGAATTGTGCGACGGCCCTCGCAGCCAGAATGACTACATCGAGCTGGGCAAGATTTTCCACGCCGTGCTACTCAGTGGCGTCGAACAGATGAGCGTCACCACCGACGACATCGCCCGCCGCTTTATCAACATGGTCGACGAGTTCTACGACCGTAACGTGAAGCTGATCATCTCGGCCGAAGTCGAACTCAAGGACCTCTACACCGGTGGTCGCCTGACCTTCGAATTCCAGCGGACCCTGAGTCGCCTGCTGGAAATGCAATCCCACGAATTCCTGGCGCGGGCGCATAAGCCGTAG
- a CDS encoding acyl-CoA dehydrogenase family protein produces MIPRTLFAPEHELFRDSVRTFLEKEAVPYHSQWEKQGHVDRQLWNKAGEAGMLCSHLPEAYGGLDADFLYSTVVIEEIGRLGLTGIGFSLHSDIVAPYILHYGSEALKHKYLPKLVSGEMVTAIAMTEPGAGSDLQGVKTTAVLDGDEYVINGSKTFITNGFLADLVIVVAKTDPKAGAKGTSLFLVEAGTPGFEKGKRLEKVGMKAQDTSELFFQDVRVPKENLLGQAGAGFAYLMQELPQERLTVAIGGLASAEAALQWTLDYTRERKAFGKSIADFQNTRFKLAEMATEIQIGRVFVDRCLELHLQGKLDVPTAAMAKYWGTDLQCKVLDECVQLHGGYGFMWEYPIARAWADARVQRIYAGTNEIMKEIIARSL; encoded by the coding sequence ATGATCCCAAGAACCTTGTTCGCCCCCGAGCACGAGTTGTTTCGCGACAGCGTACGAACCTTCCTTGAAAAAGAAGCGGTGCCGTACCACAGCCAGTGGGAAAAACAGGGTCATGTCGACCGCCAGCTTTGGAACAAGGCGGGGGAGGCGGGCATGTTGTGCTCGCACCTTCCCGAGGCCTATGGCGGACTGGACGCAGACTTCCTCTACAGCACGGTGGTGATCGAGGAGATCGGCCGCCTGGGGCTGACAGGGATCGGCTTTTCGCTGCATTCCGACATCGTCGCCCCGTACATCCTGCATTACGGCAGCGAAGCGCTGAAGCACAAGTACCTGCCCAAGCTGGTGTCCGGCGAAATGGTCACGGCCATCGCCATGACCGAGCCGGGCGCAGGTTCCGACCTGCAAGGTGTGAAGACCACGGCGGTGCTGGACGGCGACGAATATGTGATCAACGGCTCGAAGACCTTCATCACCAATGGCTTCCTGGCCGACCTGGTGATTGTGGTCGCCAAGACCGATCCGAAGGCTGGCGCCAAAGGCACCAGCCTGTTTCTGGTGGAGGCGGGCACGCCTGGATTTGAAAAGGGCAAGCGCCTGGAAAAAGTCGGAATGAAGGCCCAGGACACGTCGGAGTTGTTCTTCCAGGATGTCCGCGTGCCAAAGGAAAACCTGCTTGGGCAGGCCGGGGCGGGCTTCGCCTATCTGATGCAGGAACTACCCCAGGAACGTCTGACCGTCGCCATCGGGGGCCTGGCCTCGGCCGAAGCCGCATTGCAATGGACCCTGGACTACACCCGCGAGCGCAAGGCATTCGGAAAATCCATCGCGGACTTCCAGAACACCCGCTTCAAGCTGGCGGAAATGGCCACCGAGATCCAGATCGGCCGGGTGTTCGTCGACCGCTGCCTGGAGTTGCATCTGCAAGGCAAGCTCGACGTGCCGACCGCGGCCATGGCCAAGTATTGGGGCACCGACCTGCAATGCAAGGTGCTCGATGAATGCGTGCAGTTGCATGGCGGTTACGGCTTCATGTGGGAATACCCGATTGCCCGGGCGTGGGCGGATGCGCGGGTGCAGCGGATTTATGCGGGGACTAACGAAATCATGAAGGAGATCATTGCGCGGTCGCTTTGA
- a CDS encoding alpha/beta fold hydrolase, with product MRETPVFIDGPVGQLEALYLDSDAPRGLALICHPNPVQGGTMLNKVVSTLQRTARDAGLVTLRFNYRGVGASAGNHDMGTGEVDDAQAAADWLREKHPQLPLTLFGFSFGGFVAASLGGRLEAQGQALKHLFMVAPAVMRLDEQSPLPMGGELTVIQPETDEVVDPQLVYQWSDTLKRPHELLKVAECGHFFHGKLTDLKDLLLPRLSN from the coding sequence ATGCGCGAAACCCCTGTATTCATCGATGGCCCTGTGGGCCAACTGGAAGCCTTGTACCTGGACAGCGACGCGCCCCGTGGCCTGGCGCTGATCTGCCACCCGAACCCGGTGCAGGGCGGGACCATGCTCAACAAAGTGGTCTCGACCCTGCAACGTACTGCCCGGGATGCTGGCCTGGTTACGTTACGTTTCAATTATCGAGGCGTCGGTGCCAGTGCCGGCAATCATGACATGGGCACCGGCGAAGTGGACGACGCCCAGGCTGCGGCCGATTGGTTGCGTGAAAAACACCCGCAACTGCCGCTTACCCTGTTCGGTTTCTCGTTCGGCGGATTCGTCGCCGCCAGCCTTGGTGGACGGCTGGAAGCCCAGGGCCAGGCGCTCAAGCACCTGTTCATGGTCGCCCCGGCGGTGATGCGCCTGGACGAGCAATCGCCCTTGCCGATGGGCGGCGAGTTGACCGTGATCCAGCCGGAAACCGATGAAGTCGTCGACCCCCAACTCGTTTACCAATGGTCCGACACGCTCAAGCGCCCCCATGAGCTGCTGAAAGTGGCAGAATGCGGACACTTTTTCCATGGCAAGCTGACCGATCTCAAGGATCTGCTCCTGCCGCGCCTCTCGAATTGA